GCCACATGAGGCGAAGCCATAGAAGTACCTGATAAAGCTGCATACTGCTGGTTAAAATAGGTGCTCGGAATTTGAACTCCGGGAGCTGCAACATCGATATAATCTCCATAATTTGAGAAAGGGGCACGTTGTCCGGTGTAACTTACGGCGGCGACACTTAGAACCTTAGAAAAAGCAGCTGGATAGCTCGGCTGCATAGTATTTTCATTTCCTGCTGCAGCAATCAAGACAACATTTTTACTGTATGCATAATCGATTGCCCCTTTTAAAAGGGAAGAATGCTGATAATTGCCTAAACTCATATTAATGACATCGGCACCATGATCCACTGCCCAAAAAATCACTTTTGCTATATCAAAGGTCGTCCCATGCCCTTCGGCACCCATTGCTTTTATAGGCATTATTTTGTTATACCAAGTGATGCCTGCAACACCTTCATGGTTGTTTGTTTCCGATTGCCAGCAAGATTTCTTCAGGAGGCTCTCTTGTGCTAAACAGCCAGGCCAAGTACCTTATTTCACGATAACGGTTGATCAATTCCAGCACTTCTCCGACTTTGTTTTCCAGATGATTTCGATACTCTTCATGCTGATTTATGGCTTGGGCAGGATTCCTATGAGAAAGCACATAAAATCCTTTTTGAAGAGGCTTGCCAAAAAGCCATGGAAAAAGGGGGCATACAAAAGGATCAAGTTCAATTTATCCTAGCTGGGGACTTAATCAATCAAATCACCCCAACAAGTTTCGCTAGCAGAACGATTGGAGCGCCTTATTTTGGCTTATTCGGTGCTTGCTCTACCTCGATGGAAGGACTGGCTCTAGGTGCTTATATTGTAAATACAAAAGGAGCGAAATATTTGTTAACAGGAGCTTCCAGTCATGATACAGCTGTTGAAAAACAATTTCGGTATCCAACTGAGTATGGTGGACAAAAGCCACCCACGGCACAATGGACGGTTACTGGTGCGGGTGCAGCCCTATTAAGTGATTCTGG
This genomic stretch from Metabacillus sp. B2-18 harbors:
- a CDS encoding S8 family serine peptidase, with protein sequence MPIKAMGAEGHGTTFDIAKVIFWAVDHGADVINMSLGNYQHSSLLKGAIDYAYSKNVVLIAAAGNENTMQPSYPAAFSKVLSVAAVSYTGQRAPFSNYGDYIDVAAPGVQIPSTYFNQQYAALSGTSMASPHVAGLAGLLLSVNPNLTNQEVIDIIKNSTYDLGIPGTDHEFGSGLINVKNGLEDAQSKRQ